Part of the Streptomyces sp. HSG2 genome, GTGAGCCAGGTCGGGTCGATCGTCTGGTAGACGAACAGGACGTCGAACGTCCGGTTGTTGGTGAGCGTCATCGACAGGTCCACCGTCCCGCCGGGCTGGACCGTTGCCGTGTCCGTCGAGAAGGTCAGGTCCGCCTCCGCGGCGGCAGCGGTCGGTGTCAGGCCGAACAGGGCCAGGACGAGGGCGAGGCCCGTGGCGAGACCGAGGCGTATCGTTCGTGTGCTTCGCATGGCCCGGCAGACTGGCACGCCCCGCTCGCACCGTCTGCACCGCCGGCACCGCGCGGAAGGTCGCACGGCCGGAAGTGCGCGCCGCGTGAAGATGCCGTGACGGAATCCCGCGCCCCCCGGCGCTCGCCGTTCCCGCACGCGGGACCGGCGGTGGGCCCTCCTGCCCCGCCCGGCGGAGCCCCGCCCCGTGCGAGACGCGCCCCGTGGGAAATGGCGCGTTCGACCCCGTGAGGCCGCCGCGTCGCGGTCGGACGATCTTGTGTTGGGCGAGGAATGCGGGTGGGGCGTGGACCGGGGCGGCCACGGTGAGGCCGCCGCACTCTGCGAGGTGCCCAATCCGGGCGTCGCGGCCCGCGAACACCGTCCCCGTGCGACGCGCTCGTGCCCTTGTGCGGGCCGGGACCGCCCGCCCGGCGGCGCGACGCCCACCCGCGACCCCGGAGCGGGCCCGGTCGCAGCGCGGCCGACCCGCGCCGGGCGGTGGTACTCGCGTGGCGGCTCGGCGTCCTGGGTCGGGCCCGCTCGTGGAGTCGCGGGCGCCGGGGGCGGCCACCGGGGTGGTGGAGGGGCGCGTTCGCTGCGGGACCTCCGGGAGGAGCCGCCGACTGGATCGGCTCGCCGGGAGGCGCGCCCCGGGGGTGGGCTGGCCTCCTCGTCCTCGGGCGGGCAGGATGATCCCATGGAGCGGGACGCCGGGACCGTGCGAACCGGGACGGCCGCCGGCCGGTGGGTGCTGCTGGCGACCGTTCTCGGGTCGACCATGGCGCTGCTCGACGCCACCGTCGTCAATGTGGCGTTGCCGCACATCGGCCGTGATCTCGACGCCGACCTCGCGGCGCTTCAGTGGACCGTCAACGGCTACATGCTGACCCTGGCCGCGCTGATCCTGCTCGGAGGGGCATTGGGCGACCGCTACGGACGCCGGAGGATCTTCGTCGTCGGCGTGGTCTGGTTCGCGCTCGCCTCCCTGCTCTGTGGTGTGGCGCCCGACGTGGAGGTGCTGATCGTCGCGCGTGCCCTGCAGGGCGTGGGTGGTGCGCTGCTCACTCCGGGCTCCCTGGCCCTGATCCAGGCCACCTTCCACCCCGACGACCGGGCCAGGGCGGTCGGCATCTGGTCGGGCCTGGGGGGCGTCGGCGCCGCGATCGGCCCGTTCGTGGGCGGTTGGCTGGTGGACGGGCCGGGGTGGCGCTGGGTGTTCCTGCTGAACGTCCCCTTGTCCGTGCTTTGCCTGACGGTCGCCCTGCGGCACGTCCCCGAGTCCCGGGACGTCCGGCGCGAGGGTCGGTTCGACGTCCCGGGGGCCCTCCTCGGCGCGCTCGTGCTCGCCCTGGTCACCTACGGCCTGATCGCCGTCTCGCCGTGGGCCGGGGCACTCGGCGTCGCGGCCGGGGTGGGGTTCGTGCTGTGGGAGCGACGGCGGGCCGAACCGATGCTGCCGCCCGCCATCTTCCGCTCGCGGTTGTTCACCGCGACCAACCTGGTGACGCTGTGCGTGTACGCCGCCTTCGGCGGCTTCTTCTTCCTGACCGCCGTCCAACTGCAGACCGTCGCCGGGTACTCGGCACTGGGCGCCGGCGCGGCGCTGCTCCCCACGACGCTGCTGATGCTCTCGCTCTCGGGCCGTTCGGGGGCGCTCGGGGAGCGCATCGGTCCGCGTATCCCGCTCACGGTCGGGCCCCTGCTGTGTGCCGCCGGGATGTCGCTGATGCTCCGAGTGGGTGAGGGCGCCTCCTACACGCGCGACGTGCTGCCCGCCATGGTGGTGCTGGGCCTGGGCATGGTCACGCTCGTCGCGCCGCTCACCGCGACCGTGTTGTCCTCCGTGGATGCCGGGCGGGCGGGCCTGGCCAGCGGTATCAACAACGCGGCGGCCCGTGCGGCGGGTCTCCTGGCGGTGGCGGCGCTGCCGCTGCTGACGGGCATGGGGCCGGAGGCGTACCGTTCGGCCGACCAGTTCCAGACCACCTACCGGCAGGCCATCCCGATGTGCGCGGGCGTCCTGCTCCTCGGCGCTCTGATCGCCTGGACCACGATGCGGACCACCGCCGCCGAGGAGCCGGTCGCCGAGCCCGAGTGTCGGATGCACTGTGGACTCTCGGCCCCGCCGCTGGAGCCCGTGCGGGAGTCGCCCCCCGTCACCGATCCCCCGTCCGACCCGGGCGCGGGGAGCGTCGGACGTGATTGACGGCCCGTCGGCGCTCGCGCGAGCGCCCCTCGGACCGTAGGGTGCCGGGATGATCGCGACGCCGGAGGAGTTCGCTCGGGGCACCGTCGACCGCGAGGGGGCGGCAGGAGCCGCCTGGCTTGAGGAACTGCCCGGGATCGTGGCGGAGTTGTCGGACCGCTGGCGGTGTGTGCCGGACGGCGAGGTGATGCACGGAGGTGTGGGCGTCGTCGTTCCCGTGCGAACGCGTGACGGGACGGGTGCCGTGCTGAAGGTGTCGTTCCCCCATCCCGGCAACGTCCACGAGCCGGACGCCTACGCCGCCTGGAGCGGGCGCGGCGCCGTCCGCATGCACGCGCGTGACGACGAGCGGTTCGCGATGTTGCTGGAACGGGTTCGGCCCTCGACCCTCGCGCGGGTGCGGGACCACGACGAGGTGGCGACGGTCGCCGGGAGACTCGCCCGCCGTTTGGCCGTCCCCGCGCCCCCCGGACTGCCCCCGCCGGACGAGCGGGCCGATGAATGGGAGCGGCGACTTCTTCGCGATACTTCGGAGTTGCCGCCGGCATTGCCACGTCGTGTCGTGGACGCCGCCGTGGCGACCGTACGGGAGCTCGGTCGGGCCCGGCCCGGCACCCTCGTCCATGGCGACCTCCACGCCGGAAACATCCTGCGCGCCGAGCGGGAGCCCTGGTTGGCCGTCGACCCCAAGGGCTGGGAGGGAGACCTCGCCTACGACGGCGGCACCCTGTTGAAGCCCCGCGCCCTGACACTCCTGGACGCCGACGACCCTCGCCGGGCCGTCCATCGCTTCCTGGACGCCTTCGGCGAGGCGGCGGAAGTGGACCGTGAGCGCGTACGTCGGTGGGCCCAGTTCCACGCCGTCCGGGCCGCGTTCTGGGGCCGTCGCCACGGCTTCCGGATCGCCCGCGGCGGGCCGCGACGGGATGGGATCATCGCCCTCGCGGATCAATTGGCGGGGATGCTCACCGAGTGCTCGTAAGGCCGAGCGTCCGGCGTTCGCGGTGGCCGGTGGTGTCCGCGGGCGGGGCGTCGCACGCCGTCACGGGGAGCCCGCCGCCCCGGCGAGCGGGCGTCCCGCCGGTTCGGTCTCGATCCGTCAGGCGTCGGGCACGGGCAGGCCCAGCTCGGACGCGAGCCGGCGGCGGTGCCGGTCGGGGGAGCCCAGGAGCCACCCGGAGCCGTGCGCGCGCTTGAAGTAGCGGTGGGCGTCGTGTTCCCAGGTGACACCGAGGGCGCCGTGCAACTGGATCGTCTCGCCCGCGACCGCCGCGAACGCCTCCGAGCAGACGGACTTGGCCGCGGCCACCCGCCGGCGCGATTCCGGCGAGCCCTCGTCGAGTGCCCACGCGGCGCCGAGCGCCGCCGAGCGGGCCGCCTCCACCAGGACATAAGCGTCGGCCAGTCGGTGCTTCACCGCCTGGAAGGCGGCGAGGGGGCGCCCGAACTGGACACGTCTGAGGGTGTGGTCCACCGTCATCTCCAGGCAGCGCTCGGCGGCGCCGACCTGCTCGGCGGCGAGCGCTGCGCACCCCCGGTCGAGGAGGTGTCGCAGCACGTCGTCGCCGGCCCCGTCCTCTCCGACCAGTCGGCCGGGTGCCCCGTCGAGCGAGATCCGGGCCTGTGCACGGGTGTCGTCCAGGGAGGGGGTCGCCTCCCTGCGGACCCCGGGACGTGTGGGCGTCACCCGGAACAACGACACTCCGGCCGATGTGCGCGCGGCGACCAACAGCACGTCCGCCTCGACGCCGTGCAGGACGTGTTCCTTGGTTCCGGTCAGTCGCCATTCCCCGCCCGGGCGGGGACGTGCGTCCGTCCTCACGGCGGCCGGGTCCCAGCTTCCGGCCTCGGCCCACGCCAGGGCGCCGACGGAGCGACCGGAGGCGAGGAGGGGCAGGAGCAGTGCGCGAGCGTGCCGGTCGCCGGAGGCCGTCAGTGCCTGCGTCGTCAGCACCGCCGAGCCGAGGTACGGGACGGGGCTGAGCACCCGGCCCAGTTCCTCCATCACGACGTGGACGTCGCGGGCTCCGCCCCCCACGCCTCCGTACTCCTCTGGGACGGCCAACCCGGCGGCGCCGACCTCCTCGGTCAGCGGTCGCCAGGCCGCTTCCCCCCGGTGGCGGGTCAGCAGCGCGCGGACGGCCTCGCCCAGCTCCCGCCGCTCCCGCGACGCCCTCACCGGGGCACCGCCTCGGCGACGACCCGGGCACGGCAGGCGGCCGGGGCGCCCCAGGCGTCCCGCAGGGGGCGGGCCTTGCGGATCCACAGGGACAGGTCCGGTTCGTCCGTGTAGCCGAGGGCACCGTGCAGTCGGAGCGCGGTCGACGCGGCGGCGTAGGCGGCCTCTCCCGCCGCGACCTTGGCGCCCGCCACCAGTCGTCCCGCGCCGGGTTCCGGCGCGGCCAGCGCCAACGCCCCGGCGTGTACGAGCGGGTCGGCGAACTCCAACCCCACAAGGGTGTCGGCGAGCCGGTGCTTCACCGCCTGGAAGGAGCCGACGGGCACCCCGAACTGCCGGCGCAGGCCGGTGTAGGCGACGGTCCGCTCCAGCAGGGCCCGGCCGAGCCCCAGAGCCTGCGCCGCGGTTGCCAGCGCGGCGACGTCGACGGCGTACGAGGTCGCCGCGAGCGCCCGCGTACCGTGTGCCCGCACCGTACCGCCGGACGGCCGGGCGAGTCGTCGGGCCGGGTCGGCCGACCGCTGCGGGGCTCCGTGGGAACGGGTGGAACGGACGGTCCCCGCGTCGGCGACGAACACCACGTCGGCGGCGTCGGCGTCCAGCGCGTAGGGGCCGCCCGCGGTCGGCACGCACAGCGAGACCAGGGCCCGCCCCGCGGCGATCTCCGGTAACCAGGCGGACGTCGCGGGGGAGTCGAGCCGGGCCAGGAGTGTCGCCGTCGCCATCGTCTCGACCCACGGACCCGGGACGGCGTACCGTCCGAGTTCGACGCAGGCGAGCACCAGCTCCGTGAGGTGCGTCCCCAGCCCGCCGCGGGTCTCGGGCACCGCCAGGGCGAACACCCCGGCGTCGGCGAGACGGGTCCACAGAGCACGTCCGGGGCCGTGGTCGCCGGCGGCCCAGGAGCGCACCACGCCGGGCGTGTCCGAGGCGTCGAGCAGGTCGCGCAGACCTCGGGCGAAGGCGGCCTGTTCGGTGTCGGGGAGGAACCTCATCGCCGACGCCCTCTCGGCAGGCCGAGCAGCCGCTCGGCGATGATGTCGCGCTGGATCTCGTTGGTGCCGGCGTAGATCGGCCCCGCCAGGGCGAAGGTGTGACCGTCGGCCCACCGTCCCCC contains:
- a CDS encoding MFS transporter, which gives rise to MERDAGTVRTGTAAGRWVLLATVLGSTMALLDATVVNVALPHIGRDLDADLAALQWTVNGYMLTLAALILLGGALGDRYGRRRIFVVGVVWFALASLLCGVAPDVEVLIVARALQGVGGALLTPGSLALIQATFHPDDRARAVGIWSGLGGVGAAIGPFVGGWLVDGPGWRWVFLLNVPLSVLCLTVALRHVPESRDVRREGRFDVPGALLGALVLALVTYGLIAVSPWAGALGVAAGVGFVLWERRRAEPMLPPAIFRSRLFTATNLVTLCVYAAFGGFFFLTAVQLQTVAGYSALGAGAALLPTTLLMLSLSGRSGALGERIGPRIPLTVGPLLCAAGMSLMLRVGEGASYTRDVLPAMVVLGLGMVTLVAPLTATVLSSVDAGRAGLASGINNAAARAAGLLAVAALPLLTGMGPEAYRSADQFQTTYRQAIPMCAGVLLLGALIAWTTMRTTAAEEPVAEPECRMHCGLSAPPLEPVRESPPVTDPPSDPGAGSVGRD
- a CDS encoding aminoglycoside phosphotransferase family protein — its product is MIATPEEFARGTVDREGAAGAAWLEELPGIVAELSDRWRCVPDGEVMHGGVGVVVPVRTRDGTGAVLKVSFPHPGNVHEPDAYAAWSGRGAVRMHARDDERFAMLLERVRPSTLARVRDHDEVATVAGRLARRLAVPAPPGLPPPDERADEWERRLLRDTSELPPALPRRVVDAAVATVRELGRARPGTLVHGDLHAGNILRAEREPWLAVDPKGWEGDLAYDGGTLLKPRALTLLDADDPRRAVHRFLDAFGEAAEVDRERVRRWAQFHAVRAAFWGRRHGFRIARGGPRRDGIIALADQLAGMLTECS
- a CDS encoding acyl-CoA dehydrogenase family protein; amino-acid sequence: MRASRERRELGEAVRALLTRHRGEAAWRPLTEEVGAAGLAVPEEYGGVGGGARDVHVVMEELGRVLSPVPYLGSAVLTTQALTASGDRHARALLLPLLASGRSVGALAWAEAGSWDPAAVRTDARPRPGGEWRLTGTKEHVLHGVEADVLLVAARTSAGVSLFRVTPTRPGVRREATPSLDDTRAQARISLDGAPGRLVGEDGAGDDVLRHLLDRGCAALAAEQVGAAERCLEMTVDHTLRRVQFGRPLAAFQAVKHRLADAYVLVEAARSAALGAAWALDEGSPESRRRVAAAKSVCSEAFAAVAGETIQLHGALGVTWEHDAHRYFKRAHGSGWLLGSPDRHRRRLASELGLPVPDA
- a CDS encoding acyl-CoA dehydrogenase family protein; this translates as MRFLPDTEQAAFARGLRDLLDASDTPGVVRSWAAGDHGPGRALWTRLADAGVFALAVPETRGGLGTHLTELVLACVELGRYAVPGPWVETMATATLLARLDSPATSAWLPEIAAGRALVSLCVPTAGGPYALDADAADVVFVADAGTVRSTRSHGAPQRSADPARRLARPSGGTVRAHGTRALAATSYAVDVAALATAAQALGLGRALLERTVAYTGLRRQFGVPVGSFQAVKHRLADTLVGLEFADPLVHAGALALAAPEPGAGRLVAGAKVAAGEAAYAAASTALRLHGALGYTDEPDLSLWIRKARPLRDAWGAPAACRARVVAEAVPR